In Borrelia coriaceae, the genomic stretch TCAAATGTTAAGTTTTTATCTCTAAAATCAATTTTAGCTTTAAATACTGACCTTTCATCATAATTAAAACTTTTAGAGTATTTTTTTAACTTTAATATAGCGTCCTTCAATGACTTACCCTCATCAGTTTCAAGTACTGCTGCTTGCCTTTTTCTTCTACTTCGTCCTCTTGTTCTAGAAGGTTGTTGTAATTCTTCTCCTTGTTCTTCGTCTTTTTGTTCATCATCATTGTCTTCATCATCTTCTTTTATTTGTTCTTGTTGTAACTGTTGTTTTAAAGTCTCAATCAGTTCATTATCATCCATGCCAGCATACATATCGGGTTCAAGTGTTCCATGTCCCAAATTAGGTACTAAGCTTGGATTTTGATTACCCTTGTTACTCACTATTATTTATACCCTCTGTTCCCAAATATACTTACAAGTGCTATGTAAAGGTTATCATTGATTTTAAATGCACTTGATAAGGCAACACCATTTATAGTTGTGTTTGAACCACTGTCATTTTCAATCTCTCCATTTGAATCAAATTTAACCTTGACATCAGGTGTAATTTGACTTTGACTATCCTTTTTTACTACTAAATATCCAGTAAAGTTATTTGTTATTGGTATCACTGTAGCAGTCTGTGTAAACTCATCAATATCTATGCATATACCATATAGATCATTACCACCCCCGGCTTCAACACAAGGCTCATCACTATCATTTGCTTCGTAAGATAGCTTAACGCCACGTTTGTATGGGTATCCTTTAACGGGATAATTTTCTAATTTGTCAACACTGCTAGTTAGAGTACCACCTTGATTTGCAAAGTGTACACCTTTGTCTTTAAAACCTATATCTACATGAAAAAGCCCAGCATCTCTATTAGGATTTTTCATTAAAGCTTGTATTTCTTTTACTTTGGCATCATAATCTTTTTTAAGTTGTGTTATATTGGTATCTGACATATATGTTGCTCCTTAAGCAGTTTTTTGCTTTCTAGATTTATAAAATTGATTTCTTTTTTCTTTATAAGCATTAGCAATAGAAATATTAAACTCACTAAAATTTTGGGGAGTAAAATTAGAATCTAAGATTGAGATATCCTCATTTGTTAAGGCTAGTTTAATCTCACCTTTTGAATTGACACTTGTAGATTGTATTCTTTTCTTTATGTTTACTTTAGCAAGGTTTACAAGTTGTTCAAGTAATTCACCATCTAGATGACTAGTATCTCTTACCTTAGCAATAGCATAAATCTCTTCAATGGGTACATATTTTCTAACAAGCTCCCTACGCTGTGCTTGCATTATGTCTTTTAATAAGTATCCCTTAGCAAGTAATGTCTCTTTATTAAAATGACTACTTAAATGCTTACGAGCTAAATTATCAATCTCATTAATACGAGAAGCTTCACTTAATAATTTATTTTCTTCTTCTAAACGCGCTTGTGACTCTGAAAGTTCTTTTGATATCCTTTCATTAATAGTTAAATTCTTACCTTCAGATTCTTTTGATGCTTTATATGCCTTATATTCTTCATATTCTTTTAAACTTAAAGTAATACTGTCTGTATTCTCTTTATTACCCTCTGTATTTTGAATTAAAGTATCTTCTTGTGTACTGTCTACATTTTCTTGTATCTCTTGGTTCATAAACTCTCCTTTTAGCTTTCATAAAAAAATAATTTTGATCTTAAAGTCTCAAGTTCACTTTTACTTAACGTATTACTTGCTTCTAATTCCTTGTATTTAAGGGTTAATTCTATAAGTTTGGAATCTCTTTCATACTTTTCTTCTTCAGTGAGCATATGCAATGAGTTAAATCTAATGTCTAAATAATAATATTTATTAAGTTTACTATTGCAATTAATTTCTAACTCTTCTTGAACACCTTTTAAAAAGTCGTAATAGTTAGATCTGTCCCCTTTACCATCACTACCAAGCCCCTTAACTTGTTCATTAAAGCTTCTAGTTAAAGGCTCCTTAGTATCAGCTCCTATCTTTGCTTTTACTAATGCTAAAGCCTCTTTTAAATAGGTTATGTCATACTTAATAACTTCAAGTGAAGCATCTGATGTACCACTATAAAATATGCCGTCATTATTTAAATTATTTCTAAGTCTATATAGTTCTCTTTCAAGTTCATTATTTACACCTTTAAACTTTCTTATATGCTCATCATCATTCCTTTTAAATATATTAGTAAATAAACTTCCCTTATCAACACCCTTAGTTAAAAGATCTAGAGATGTTTTAGCATTAACTAAAGCATCTTGTAATTCTACTAATGATTCATCTTTATAAAATAGAAAATTATGACTCTCTATTCTCTTTTCTATTTCTTTATATATTTGTTCAAAAAGATATATATTAAGCAAAAAGCTTTGGGTATAACATGGACTGTATGCTTTAAGTATATAGTCATAATTAGAGTGTATTATTACTCTACTCTTATGAATTTTTATTTCCTTATAAGATATCTGATCGTTTTCATTTATTTTCAAATTGTATGTTATATAAGTAGCATCAGGCCCCTCATCACGAACACTGTTATAATCAAGATACATAAATCCAGTAGGAAATTCTTTATTTACTTCTAAGTGTAAATCTTGTAGTTGGTCTTCTGTTTTAACTAAAATATACCCAACACCATTGAAACGATAACTGATTATGCACTGAAATAATGTTGCTTTTAATTCTATTTTTAACGCATCTAGAGCATCTTCAATAGACAAAGAAGTAGGCATTACACTATTTAAAATGATCCCATTCTTAAGAACGTCTTCTGCTACATTTGAGATGTAATTTCTAAAGAATATTGAATACTTGTATAGATCTTTAGCATGAAATTTGAAATCTAATCTCATTTATTCTTCTAACCTTTAACCATAAAAAATATAACTCAATACTTAGTTTTTGCTAAGTATTTTTAACAAAAAAATAAGGGTTGTGAAAAAAATTTGTTGTTTAAATATGACTTTAAGAAGGAGATATTGAACTTACATTGATTTTATTTAAAGATTAGTGTCAATAAAATTCCTAAACACATAGTAATAATTGTTCCAAGCATCCAATTATGCACTCTTAACGTACTCTTAAGTTCTGATGCTGTTTTATCTATTTTATTATCTAACTCCATTCTGTTAAGGTCCATATTACTATCTAAATCTTTGATATCTGATTTTAATTCACTTCTTACATTATCTATCTTTGCATTTAAATTATTCTCTACATTATCTATCTTATTATCTAGTTCAATTCTTACAGATGTGATTTCAGATTTTAAGCTACGTTCTGTCATCTCTATTTTTAAATTCAAATTACTCTCAACACTATTAATTCTATCTTCTAATCTTTTTTCTACACCATCAATCTTCTCTTCTAATCTCTTCTCAACACCATCAATCTTCTCTTCTAGTTTTTCAAATCTAAAATTAAAATTATTTTCTAAATACTCAATATCTTTGTAAGTAAGTTCATTATGGTAATATCTTTTAGAAAGATCATTTGCAATAAACTCTTGCATTCCAAGCCTTATAAATTCTTGATAGATCATATCCTCAGTTATATGACCACTAAAAACTTGTACGCTTCCAACAGACTGTAATGATGATTCTTGCATAAACTCTCCTTATTTAATTATTATATAATATTTTATGCATTATAGGAACCTTATTTTACTAAAATGGGCTTTAAGAGAGCGCATATTTAGACTTAACAACATATATGATGCTGAAAGACTATCTAATGAATCATCATCACTCTTACCATCCCCTTTATATTTATACATATCTGATATACTTGATTTACTTGAATAATCCAAAATACTAAGCCTTGAGGTTGATAAGGGTTCTATCAGTGTAGCAATTCTTGTAAATTTATTACTTATAGGTTTTATCGGTGCAATCCTAAACTTATGATTCATACTTGATCTAAGTTTTAAAAAGGTTTGTGTTACATTCCCATGTCCTGAAATATTATCTCTATCTTCAACATAAAGGGTATGCACATTTAGATTTCCTAATATAGTTTTGATTGTGTTTAACACCTTAGGATCACCAAATGGTAGTTTTTCTTGAAATAGAAATGCATAATACTTATTATCTACTCTTTCTAATACACAAAGTGCAGTATTATCACCACCAATACTGTATGCGGGGTCTAGATATGCTATTGGATTTACAAATTCATGCTCACTTGTAACATTAATATTGGTAAATATAGCATCACACGGAGCAACCCATTCGCCTAAAAGGACTTTGGCTTTATATGTTGGCTTGTCTTTATAAATTTCTTCTTGTGTTTTAATAAATTCTTTTGAAATTAGATTATTATCATAAGTTGTAAAGTTATATGTAGAATAAGTATTAGTATTATCAATATAATCAGTTTTAAAAAAGTGGTCAGGACTGTCGGGGTTAGTATCAAAAATAATTGTTTGCATACCCACTCTAAGTCTTTTTAAACATTCTATTAATGTTTCCTTATGTAGAGTTGTTGCTTCATTTACATATATAAGAGCTGAGTTGCTTCCCCTAAATCTTTCAAAATCACTGGCCTTATCACCACCATAAAGGTTAACTCTTAATGAATCAAGTTCAAAATATGATGTATTAGAAAACTTAGGTAAAAATGGGATATTTAGCATATTAGCAAGCTTTTCAAATTGACCTAAAACATTAATCTCTAATGATTTTTGTGAATTACCCAATATAAAATTATTGGTATCTTGTTTATATAAATTTCTATTCTTAATCAAGATTTTTAAGAACAAATAACATGCTAAAAAGGTTTTTCCACTTGCAATGCCACCACTTAAGATAATTTTACTTTGATTATTTATTTCTATACTGCGTATTACTTCAAGCTGTTTTTTAGTTAAATATTTATTCTCAAACCCTTTAAAATCAACTTCTACTTCTTTAAACTTAATATACTTTAATATATCAATCCCAAATTCACGTTTATAATCCCTTTGCATTTCTTTAAACATTGGTAATTTATATATATCCATTTCTTAACCTTTAAACTTGAAATTTAAAACGTGACTCTACATCTGTTGCTTTTAGCTTTTGCAGCATCTCATAATACAACTGCATTTTCTTAACTTCCCTTTCTTTTTTAAGTTGTGACAGTTGAAGTGTTAAGTCTTCATTACTATTTTCTTCTTGTGAATGTTCACACTCTTTAGAAAGACTTATAATCTTAGACTCTATTTTATCTATTTGATCATCATGAGTTTTAAGTTCTAACTCTACATACCTACTAAATGAATTTATAAATTCTATTCCTAGAAGGCTACGAGCAATACTAAACTGACTCTTTAGATCACGTGCTTGTGCATTACTTTGAGACGCATGAAGTAAGATATTAGTCAGAGTATCTTCATGAATAGTAAGTTTATTGTCTCTAACATATTCAGAATTGTCTTTAACCGCTTCCCATTTGTGTCTCATTTTACTTACATTCGCTTTTGAGACGCCCATTTCCTTTGCAATATTAGTGTCATTAAGTTTACCTTCCTTAAAATACACAACATAATCATCAAATGATTTCTTTATCCTACTCATATTCTTTAACACAAATTAACCAATAAGTTAATAAAAATTATAATTAATTAACATAAACTCTATAACAAAAAAATAAACTTTGCAAAAACAATAAATACTCATCAATAATACATACTAGTTATAAAATAATAATCTATAATAACTTAGATCATGTATAAAATAGATAAGGAGAATATTATGCAAATATTTATCAAATTATTAGTACTTTGTAGTACATTATTCTTGTATTGTTGCAATTCGGATAAAATTAATGGCACGTCTGATAAGACTATACCAAAACCACATAAATTACCTAATAAAGGTCCAAATAATCTACAGACTAAAACCCGTAAACCAGCCGAAACAAGAACTGATACTTTAACTGCTGAGAATACTATCACTAATAAACCACCCGAAACAAGAACTGATACTTTAACTGCTGAGAATACTATCACTAATAAACCACCCGAAACAAGAGTTGCTACTTTAATTGATGATGAAAAGCAAAAATTGACGTTCTTATAAATGCATTTAATAAAGTAATAGAGTTAAAACTATTACCAGATGATGAATTACAAAAAAGTCAAAACTTTTTAAATTGGATACGATCAAAAGACGTACAAGAACAAAAAGAATTAGCTAATGCTTTTACTCTAGTCTATGATTTCTTAAAAGACACAAAACCCTCACAATTAAATAATTTAACCCTTACTCAACTTATAAGTAACACTTTGACTTGCGGAGCTACAAATCAATGTAATGATACATATACAAATATTCAAGATATACAAATGTTTTTTACAAATGTTCTAAAGCAAGCATCTTTCCAAAAAGATACCAATGCAATGATATTTCAAGCTCTCAAGATAGAATTACTTAACCCACATCATCATGGAGCTAGTTCATTAGGAAAAAAGTTATACGAAAGAAGAATAAGAATGCAACTAAAAAATGATAATAACCGAACACAGGCTTTTAACTTCTTAATAAATGCTTTTCCACAGGACATGTATAATACTATATACGAGATACTAAAGATCGCGGTTCAGCATTGGGCTTACACTATAATGTTAGATTCTATATTAGATCATATACATACTGAACTTAACAAGTGTAATGGAAATGAAGCTGGTAAAAATAATCTTGCAATTCGCATAAAAGACTATTTTGTAAAAGCAGAACAAGACAATACATCTTATACTGACCACAACATATTTAATAAATTTAAAACTGAAGTATTAAGCGATTGTCAAAAGTAAACAAAAGATAAATACACCTCTCATAATTAAGGCTTGCAAGACAAGAAAGAGTACTTAAGAGAGGTGTATTTAAAAAAAGTAATAGTTTATAAGGAAATATAAATTAAAGTG encodes the following:
- a CDS encoding anti-CBASS protein Acb1 family protein, which codes for MRLDFKFHAKDLYKYSIFFRNYISNVAEDVLKNGIILNSVMPTSLSIEDALDALKIELKATLFQCIISYRFNGVGYILVKTEDQLQDLHLEVNKEFPTGFMYLDYNSVRDEGPDATYITYNLKINENDQISYKEIKIHKSRVIIHSNYDYILKAYSPCYTQSFLLNIYLFEQIYKEIEKRIESHNFLFYKDESLVELQDALVNAKTSLDLLTKGVDKGSLFTNIFKRNDDEHIRKFKGVNNELERELYRLRNNLNNDGIFYSGTSDASLEVIKYDITYLKEALALVKAKIGADTKEPLTRSFNEQVKGLGSDGKGDRSNYYDFLKGVQEELEINCNSKLNKYYYLDIRFNSLHMLTEEEKYERDSKLIELTLKYKELEASNTLSKSELETLRSKLFFYES
- a CDS encoding DUF603 domain-containing protein, whose product is MSRIKKSFDDYVVYFKEGKLNDTNIAKEMGVSKANVSKMRHKWEAVKDNSEYVRDNKLTIHEDTLTNILLHASQSNAQARDLKSQFSIARSLLGIEFINSFSRYVELELKTHDDQIDKIESKIISLSKECEHSQEENSNEDLTLQLSQLKKEREVKKMQLYYEMLQKLKATDVESRFKFQV
- the bdr gene encoding Bdr family repetitive protein; this translates as MQESSLQSVGSVQVFSGHITEDMIYQEFIRLGMQEFIANDLSKRYYHNELTYKDIEYLENNFNFRFEKLEEKIDGVEKRLEEKIDGVEKRLEDRINSVESNLNLKIEMTERSLKSEITSVRIELDNKIDNVENNLNAKIDNVRSELKSDIKDLDSNMDLNRMELDNKIDKTASELKSTLRVHNWMLGTIITMCLGILLTLIFK
- a CDS encoding Mlp family lipoprotein, which codes for MELKLLPDDELQKSQNFLNWIRSKDVQEQKELANAFTLVYDFLKDTKPSQLNNLTLTQLISNTLTCGATNQCNDTYTNIQDIQMFFTNVLKQASFQKDTNAMIFQALKIELLNPHHHGASSLGKKLYERRIRMQLKNDNNRTQAFNFLINAFPQDMYNTIYEILKIAVQHWAYTIMLDSILDHIHTELNKCNGNEAGKNNLAIRIKDYFVKAEQDNTSYTDHNIFNKFKTEVLSDCQK
- a CDS encoding DUF1357 family protein; its protein translation is MNQEIQENVDSTQEDTLIQNTEGNKENTDSITLSLKEYEEYKAYKASKESEGKNLTINERISKELSESQARLEEENKLLSEASRINEIDNLARKHLSSHFNKETLLAKGYLLKDIMQAQRRELVRKYVPIEEIYAIAKVRDTSHLDGELLEQLVNLAKVNIKKRIQSTSVNSKGEIKLALTNEDISILDSNFTPQNFSEFNISIANAYKEKRNQFYKSRKQKTA
- a CDS encoding DUF228 domain-containing protein; the encoded protein is MSDTNITQLKKDYDAKVKEIQALMKNPNRDAGLFHVDIGFKDKGVHFANQGGTLTSSVDKLENYPVKGYPYKRGVKLSYEANDSDEPCVEAGGGNDLYGICIDIDEFTQTATVIPITNNFTGYLVVKKDSQSQITPDVKVKFDSNGEIENDSGSNTTINGVALSSAFKINDNLYIALVSIFGNRGYK
- a CDS encoding PBSX family phage terminase large subunit is translated as MDIYKLPMFKEMQRDYKREFGIDILKYIKFKEVEVDFKGFENKYLTKKQLEVIRSIEINNQSKIILSGGIASGKTFLACYLFLKILIKNRNLYKQDTNNFILGNSQKSLEINVLGQFEKLANMLNIPFLPKFSNTSYFELDSLRVNLYGGDKASDFERFRGSNSALIYVNEATTLHKETLIECLKRLRVGMQTIIFDTNPDSPDHFFKTDYIDNTNTYSTYNFTTYDNNLISKEFIKTQEEIYKDKPTYKAKVLLGEWVAPCDAIFTNINVTSEHEFVNPIAYLDPAYSIGGDNTALCVLERVDNKYYAFLFQEKLPFGDPKVLNTIKTILGNLNVHTLYVEDRDNISGHGNVTQTFLKLRSSMNHKFRIAPIKPISNKFTRIATLIEPLSTSRLSILDYSSKSSISDMYKYKGDGKSDDDSLDSLSASYMLLSLNMRSLKAHFSKIRFL